In one window of Kitasatospora sp. MMS16-BH015 DNA:
- a CDS encoding class I SAM-dependent methyltransferase, whose amino-acid sequence MHEAVRETYGPTDLSSLPMFAGGFINFGHWQAVDLTGPIGEAERIRSQQDLYRRVLDAAGLAAAPDAGGPDAAAREGAAPPKDARVLEVGCGLGMGCALALREYGPASVTGLDVHPAQLARARAAHAGLLTEQPERLRFAQGAAEQIPFPDGEFDILLSVEAAQHFPDLTAFAAEAARVLRPGGRVAVAGFFTADDSPERPAQLASLLHTFETGLDLARPVTALTEALTTAGCTEVRTESLGPHVWPGWDTWLSRWWAPDTWPRNFLNAYRRGILDYYLVTATRP is encoded by the coding sequence ATGCACGAGGCGGTGCGCGAGACGTACGGCCCGACCGACCTGAGCAGCCTGCCGATGTTCGCGGGCGGATTCATCAACTTCGGCCACTGGCAGGCCGTCGACCTGACCGGCCCGATCGGCGAGGCGGAGCGGATCCGCAGCCAGCAGGACCTCTACCGGCGGGTGCTGGACGCCGCCGGGCTCGCGGCGGCGCCGGATGCCGGCGGGCCGGACGCCGCCGCCCGGGAGGGCGCCGCACCGCCGAAGGACGCCCGAGTGCTCGAAGTGGGCTGCGGGCTCGGGATGGGCTGCGCGCTGGCCCTGCGCGAGTACGGCCCCGCCTCGGTGACCGGACTCGACGTCCACCCCGCCCAACTCGCCCGAGCCCGGGCCGCCCACGCCGGGCTGCTCACCGAACAGCCCGAGCGGCTGCGCTTCGCCCAGGGGGCGGCCGAGCAGATCCCCTTCCCTGACGGCGAGTTCGACATCCTGCTCAGCGTGGAGGCGGCCCAGCACTTCCCCGACCTGACCGCCTTCGCCGCCGAGGCCGCCCGCGTGCTCCGCCCCGGCGGCCGGGTGGCCGTCGCCGGCTTCTTCACCGCCGACGACTCCCCCGAGCGCCCCGCCCAACTCGCCTCCCTGCTCCACACCTTCGAGACCGGCCTCGACCTGGCCCGCCCGGTCACCGCCCTCACCGAGGCCCTCACCACAGCCGGCTGCACCGAGGTACGCACCGAATCCCTCGGCCCCCACGTCTGGCCCGGCTGGGACACCTGGCTCAGCCGCTGGTGGGCCCCCGACACCTGGCCCCGCAACTTCCTGAACGCCTACCGCCGCGGCATCCTCGACTACTACCTGGTCACGGCCACCCGCCCCTGA
- a CDS encoding PH domain-containing protein — protein sequence MTDSDGKPHQGGADSAPTYADRVYRSVPGVISGVLILLVALWLIGDAVFYGTGRTPWVALSVLPVFVPLVVAYTLRPAVLANDDRLLVRNPLRTIKAPWAAVEGLKSGYSVELFAGGRTFQVWAVPVSLRQRKKANRNQLRAATGRSKEMGDPHLREGAGKSRSLFSGGEDPTRAWSDQVVDTLTETAERNAARPTAAGDISITWCWWIIAPTLAGLIAFVTLIATG from the coding sequence ATGACCGATTCCGACGGCAAGCCCCACCAGGGCGGCGCCGACTCCGCGCCGACGTACGCCGACCGCGTCTACCGCTCCGTGCCCGGCGTGATCTCCGGCGTGCTCATCCTGCTGGTCGCCCTCTGGCTGATCGGCGACGCCGTGTTCTACGGCACCGGCCGCACGCCGTGGGTCGCGCTCTCCGTCCTGCCGGTCTTCGTGCCGCTGGTGGTCGCGTACACCCTGCGGCCGGCCGTGCTCGCCAACGACGACCGGCTGCTGGTGCGCAACCCGCTGCGTACGATCAAGGCCCCCTGGGCCGCCGTCGAGGGCCTGAAGTCCGGCTACTCGGTCGAGCTCTTCGCCGGTGGCCGCACCTTCCAGGTCTGGGCCGTCCCGGTCTCGCTCCGCCAGCGCAAGAAGGCCAACCGCAACCAGCTGCGCGCCGCCACCGGCCGCTCGAAGGAGATGGGCGACCCGCACCTGCGGGAGGGCGCCGGCAAGAGCCGCTCGCTCTTCTCCGGCGGTGAGGACCCGACCCGTGCCTGGTCCGACCAGGTGGTCGACACCCTCACCGAGACCGCCGAGCGCAACGCCGCCCGCCCCACCGCCGCCGGCGACATCTCGATCACCTGGTGCTGGTGGATCATCGCCCCCACCCTGGCCGGCCTGATCGCCTTCGTCACCCTGATCGCCACCGGCTGA
- a CDS encoding dihydrofolate reductase family protein, translating into MRRVTYSMGVSLDGYVIGPDGRFDWTVPDEEIFALATEEIRGVGVHLLGRRLYETMLYWEDAEQDPGLGFSTREWAELWRELPKVVFSRTLSAVRGNARLADGSPAEEIARLRAEPGEGEIAIGGAELAAAVAGAGLIDEYRVRVHPVLVGGGTPFFAQAERRVDLELVESRVLGSGVVYLRHRVRHPAERHGRGTE; encoded by the coding sequence GTGCGACGTGTCACCTATTCCATGGGCGTTTCGCTGGACGGCTACGTGATCGGGCCGGACGGCCGCTTCGACTGGACGGTCCCCGACGAGGAGATCTTCGCCCTCGCCACGGAGGAGATCCGGGGCGTCGGCGTGCACCTGCTGGGGCGGCGGCTGTACGAGACGATGCTCTACTGGGAGGACGCCGAACAGGACCCCGGCCTCGGGTTCTCCACCCGCGAGTGGGCCGAGCTCTGGCGGGAGCTGCCGAAGGTGGTCTTCTCCCGCACCCTCTCGGCCGTCCGGGGCAACGCCCGACTGGCCGACGGCAGCCCGGCCGAGGAGATCGCGCGGCTGCGGGCCGAGCCGGGGGAGGGCGAGATCGCGATCGGCGGCGCGGAGCTCGCGGCTGCGGTGGCCGGAGCCGGGCTGATCGACGAGTACCGGGTGCGGGTCCATCCGGTGCTGGTCGGGGGCGGTACGCCGTTCTTCGCGCAGGCCGAGCGGCGGGTCGACCTCGAGCTGGTCGAGAGCCGGGTGCTGGGGAGCGGGGTGGTGTACCTGCGGCACCGGGTCCGGCACCCCGCCGAGCGGCACGGGCGAGGTACGGAGTGA
- the deoC gene encoding deoxyribose-phosphate aldolase, with translation MSTVAANALGAAGGGLQDVAASEASLRRFLHGLPGVDAVGLEARAATLGTRSIKTTAKAYAIDLAISMIDLTTLEGADTVGKVRALCTKGKNPDPTDQTTPRVAAICVYPDMVATAKAALAGTEIQVASVATAFPAGRAALPVKLADTADAVAAGADEIDMVIDRGAFLSGKYLSVFEEITAVKEACKRPDGSSAHLKVIFETGELQTYDNVRRASWLAMLAGADFIKTSTGKVAVNATPPVTLLMLEAVRDFKQQTGVQIGVKPAGGIKTTKDAMKYLVMVNETLGDDWLSPHWFRFGASSLLNDLLMQRQKLATGRYSGPDYVTVD, from the coding sequence ATGTCCACTGTTGCAGCCAATGCCCTCGGCGCTGCGGGCGGCGGCCTTCAGGACGTTGCGGCGTCCGAGGCCTCGCTCCGCCGCTTCCTGCACGGCCTGCCCGGCGTCGACGCCGTCGGCCTGGAAGCCCGCGCCGCCACCCTCGGCACTCGTTCGATCAAGACCACGGCGAAGGCCTATGCCATCGACCTGGCGATCTCGATGATCGACCTGACCACGCTGGAAGGCGCGGACACGGTCGGCAAGGTGCGCGCCCTGTGCACCAAGGGGAAGAACCCCGACCCGACCGACCAGACCACCCCCCGGGTGGCGGCCATCTGTGTCTACCCCGACATGGTGGCCACCGCCAAGGCCGCCCTCGCGGGCACCGAGATCCAGGTCGCCTCCGTCGCCACCGCCTTCCCGGCCGGCCGGGCCGCGCTGCCGGTCAAGCTGGCCGACACCGCCGACGCGGTGGCCGCGGGTGCCGACGAGATCGACATGGTGATCGACCGGGGTGCCTTCCTCTCCGGCAAGTACCTGTCCGTCTTCGAGGAGATCACCGCCGTCAAGGAGGCCTGCAAGCGCCCCGACGGCAGCTCGGCCCACCTCAAGGTGATCTTCGAGACCGGTGAGCTCCAGACCTACGACAACGTGCGCCGCGCCTCCTGGCTGGCCATGCTCGCGGGCGCCGACTTCATCAAGACCTCCACCGGCAAGGTCGCCGTCAACGCGACCCCGCCCGTCACCCTGCTGATGTTGGAGGCCGTCCGCGACTTCAAGCAGCAGACCGGCGTCCAGATCGGCGTGAAGCCGGCCGGTGGCATCAAGACCACCAAGGACGCCATGAAGTACCTGGTCATGGTGAACGAGACTCTCGGCGACGACTGGCTCTCCCCGCACTGGTTCCGCTTCGGCGCCTCCAGCCTGCTGAACGACCTGCTGATGCAGCGCCAGAAGCTGGCCACCGGCCGGTACTCCGGCCCCGACTACGTGACGGTGGACTGA
- a CDS encoding aldehyde dehydrogenase family protein: MAKNAKNGKQTEEAAAPKGGLFSYAPAPESPAAAGDIATSYGHFIGGEFVDSSGSEALKTVNPATEQVLAEFAQGTDEDVDRAVAAARKAFVDWSALPGSERAKYLFRIARIIQERSRELAVLESIDNGKPIRETRDVDLPLVAAHFFYYAGWADKLDYAGFGAAPKPLGVAGQVIPWNFPLLMLAWKIAPALATGNTVVLKPAETTPLTALRFAEICRQAGLPKGVVNIVTGDGRTGAALTAHPDVNKVAFTGSTPVGRAIAKQLAGTSKKLSLELGGKAANIVFDDAPIDQAVEGIVNGIFFNQGHVCCAGSRLLVQESIQDELLDSLRRRMATLRVGDPLDKNTDIGAINSAAQLARITSLAEAGEAEGAERWSPSCDLPSAGYWFRPTLFTGVSQAHRIAREEIFGPVLSVLTFRTPTEAVEKANNTPYGLSAGIWTEKGSRILWMANQLKAGVVWANTFNKFDPTSPFGGFKESGYGREGGRHGLEAYLDV; this comes from the coding sequence ATGGCCAAGAACGCCAAGAACGGCAAGCAGACCGAGGAAGCCGCCGCCCCCAAGGGCGGGCTCTTCAGCTACGCCCCGGCCCCCGAGTCCCCCGCCGCCGCGGGTGACATCGCCACCTCGTACGGCCACTTCATCGGCGGCGAGTTCGTCGACTCCTCCGGCAGCGAGGCCCTGAAGACGGTCAACCCGGCCACCGAGCAGGTGCTCGCCGAGTTCGCCCAGGGCACCGATGAGGACGTCGACCGCGCCGTCGCCGCCGCCCGGAAGGCCTTCGTCGACTGGTCCGCGCTGCCCGGCAGCGAGCGCGCCAAGTACCTGTTCCGGATCGCCCGGATCATCCAGGAGCGCTCCCGCGAGCTGGCCGTGCTGGAGTCGATCGACAACGGCAAGCCGATCCGCGAGACCCGCGACGTCGACCTCCCGCTGGTCGCCGCGCACTTCTTCTACTACGCGGGCTGGGCCGACAAGCTCGACTACGCCGGGTTCGGCGCGGCTCCCAAGCCGCTCGGCGTGGCCGGTCAGGTCATCCCGTGGAACTTCCCGCTGCTGATGCTCGCCTGGAAGATCGCCCCGGCGCTGGCCACCGGCAACACCGTGGTGCTCAAGCCGGCCGAGACCACCCCGCTCACCGCGCTGCGCTTCGCCGAGATCTGCCGCCAGGCCGGTCTGCCCAAGGGCGTCGTCAACATCGTCACCGGTGACGGCCGCACCGGCGCCGCGCTCACCGCGCACCCGGACGTCAACAAGGTCGCCTTCACCGGTTCGACCCCGGTCGGCCGGGCGATCGCCAAGCAGCTGGCCGGCACCAGCAAGAAGCTCTCGCTGGAGCTGGGCGGCAAGGCCGCCAACATCGTCTTCGACGACGCGCCGATCGACCAGGCCGTCGAGGGCATCGTCAACGGCATCTTCTTCAACCAGGGCCACGTCTGCTGCGCCGGCTCGCGCCTGCTGGTCCAGGAGTCGATCCAGGACGAGCTGCTCGACTCGCTGCGCCGCCGGATGGCCACCCTGCGGGTCGGCGACCCGCTGGACAAGAACACCGACATCGGCGCGATCAACTCCGCCGCCCAGCTGGCCCGGATCACCTCGCTGGCCGAGGCCGGCGAGGCCGAGGGCGCCGAGCGCTGGTCGCCGTCCTGCGACCTCCCGTCCGCCGGCTACTGGTTCCGCCCGACGCTGTTCACCGGCGTCAGCCAGGCGCACCGGATCGCCCGCGAGGAGATCTTCGGCCCGGTGCTCTCGGTGCTGACCTTCCGCACGCCCACCGAGGCGGTCGAGAAGGCCAACAACACCCCGTACGGGCTCTCGGCCGGCATCTGGACCGAGAAGGGCTCGCGCATCCTCTGGATGGCGAACCAGCTCAAGGCCGGCGTGGTCTGGGCCAACACCTTCAACAAGTTCGACCCGACCTCGCCGTTCGGCGGCTTCAAGGAGTCGGGCTACGGCCGCGAGGGTGGCCGGCACGGTCTGGAGGCCTACCTCGATGTCTGA
- a CDS encoding aldehyde dehydrogenase family protein — protein sequence MSDVASRLDVLKTYKLYVGGKFPRSESGRVYEVTDSKGAFVANAPLGTRKDTRDAVLAARAAVKGWSGTTAYNRGQVLYRVAEMLQGRREQFAAEVAAAEGIGGKKAAALVEAAIDRWVWYAGWTDKVAQIAGGANPVAGPYFNLSTPEPSGVIGVVAPQNGYGHSLLGLVSVIAPVIATGNTVVVAAAAGAPLPALSFGEVLATSDLPGGVVNIISGRTADIAPTLASHQDVNGLDLSGAIDSDGPGAAATLEAAAADTLKRVVRPVADPAGLDWTNAPGTDRLLSFLEIKTVWHPMGI from the coding sequence ATGTCTGATGTCGCATCGCGTCTTGATGTCCTCAAGACCTACAAGCTGTACGTCGGCGGGAAGTTCCCGCGCTCCGAGAGCGGGCGGGTGTACGAGGTGACCGACAGCAAGGGCGCCTTCGTCGCCAACGCCCCGCTGGGGACCCGCAAGGACACCCGGGACGCCGTGCTCGCCGCCCGCGCGGCGGTCAAGGGCTGGTCGGGCACCACCGCGTACAACCGCGGCCAGGTGCTCTACCGCGTCGCGGAGATGCTGCAGGGCCGCCGCGAGCAGTTCGCCGCCGAGGTGGCCGCCGCCGAGGGCATCGGCGGCAAGAAGGCCGCCGCGCTGGTGGAGGCCGCGATCGACCGCTGGGTCTGGTACGCGGGCTGGACGGACAAGGTCGCCCAGATCGCGGGCGGGGCCAACCCCGTCGCCGGTCCGTACTTCAACCTCTCCACTCCGGAGCCCTCCGGCGTGATCGGCGTGGTCGCCCCGCAGAACGGGTACGGGCACTCGCTGCTCGGCCTGGTCTCGGTGATCGCCCCGGTGATCGCCACCGGCAACACCGTGGTGGTCGCGGCCGCCGCCGGCGCCCCGCTGCCCGCGCTCTCCTTCGGCGAGGTGCTGGCCACCTCCGACCTGCCGGGCGGCGTGGTCAACATCATCTCGGGCCGCACGGCGGACATCGCCCCGACGCTGGCGTCCCACCAGGACGTCAACGGGCTGGACCTCTCGGGTGCGATCGACTCCGACGGCCCCGGCGCGGCTGCCACGCTGGAGGCCGCCGCCGCGGATACCCTGAAGCGAGTCGTCCGGCCGGTGGCCGACCCGGCCGGCTTGGACTGGACCAATGCGCCCGGAACGGACCGGCTACTCTCCTTCCTGGAGATCAAGACGGTCTGGCACCCGATGGGGATCTGA
- a CDS encoding ATP-binding protein: MSDSPLNPAPSSHARVVLLSGPSGSGKSSLAARTGLPVLQLDDFYKDGDDPTLPQFEDGSGTDWDSPLSWHREQALDAIRSVIGNGRADVPVYSIPDNGRVGTRTFELSEAPGFIAEGIFAAELVEQCRAEGLLGDAICLRNRPLTTAWRRFRRDVREGRKSVPYLLRRGWRLMRAEAGIVGRQVDLGAVACGGAEAERRVRAVAALRPESIEAMAVAPS, translated from the coding sequence GTGAGTGACTCCCCGCTGAACCCTGCCCCGTCGAGCCATGCCCGCGTCGTGCTGCTCTCCGGGCCCTCCGGCTCCGGGAAGTCCTCGCTGGCCGCGCGGACCGGGCTGCCGGTGCTCCAGCTCGACGACTTCTACAAGGACGGCGACGACCCGACCCTGCCGCAGTTCGAGGACGGCAGCGGCACCGACTGGGACTCGCCGCTCTCCTGGCACCGCGAGCAGGCGCTCGACGCGATCCGCTCGGTGATCGGCAACGGGCGGGCCGACGTGCCCGTCTACTCCATCCCCGACAACGGCCGGGTCGGCACCCGCACCTTCGAGCTGTCCGAAGCCCCCGGCTTCATCGCCGAGGGCATCTTCGCAGCCGAGCTGGTCGAGCAGTGCCGCGCCGAAGGACTGCTGGGCGACGCGATCTGCCTCCGCAACCGCCCCCTCACCACCGCCTGGCGCCGCTTCCGCCGCGACGTCCGCGAGGGCCGCAAGTCCGTCCCCTACCTCCTGCGCCGCGGCTGGCGCCTGATGCGGGCCGAGGCCGGCATCGTGGGCCGCCAGGTCGACCTCGGCGCAGTCGCCTGCGGCGGAGCGGAGGCCGAACGGCGCGTCCGCGCCGTGGCCGCGCTCCGACCAGAGTCGATCGAAGCGATGGCTGTCGCACCCAGCTAG
- a CDS encoding SigE family RNA polymerase sigma factor, translating into MNATLKSRNTGGIRTTRSSAHTHFEYRRDESSGAVVVRGCAHSTGARRGVARVGEQHTVVRAGSPAGREAAGAAVLSLAPVPAQPVDPSAEHMREFTAYVQERRASLYATAYHLTGDRFEAEDLLQSALFSTYRAWGRITDKAAVGGYLRRTMTNLHISAWRRRKLNEYPTEELPETVGDTDAMGGTELRAVLWQALAKLPENQRTMLVLRYYEGRTDPEIADVLGISVGTVKSSIWRALRRLRDDEQLNRTGDTVFAFGELVA; encoded by the coding sequence ATGAACGCCACGCTCAAGTCCCGCAACACCGGGGGCATCCGCACCACGCGTTCCTCCGCCCACACCCACTTCGAGTACCGCCGGGACGAGTCTTCCGGTGCCGTGGTCGTACGGGGGTGCGCACACAGCACCGGAGCCCGCCGAGGCGTGGCCCGGGTCGGGGAGCAGCACACGGTCGTCCGGGCGGGGAGCCCGGCGGGCCGCGAGGCCGCGGGGGCGGCCGTGCTGAGCCTCGCCCCGGTGCCGGCCCAGCCGGTCGACCCCTCCGCCGAGCACATGCGCGAGTTCACCGCGTACGTCCAGGAGCGCCGCGCCTCGCTGTACGCCACCGCGTACCACCTCACCGGTGACCGCTTCGAGGCCGAGGACCTGCTGCAGAGCGCGCTCTTCTCCACCTACCGCGCCTGGGGCCGGATCACCGACAAGGCCGCGGTCGGCGGGTACCTCCGCCGCACCATGACCAACCTGCACATTTCCGCCTGGCGGCGGCGCAAGCTCAACGAGTACCCCACCGAGGAGCTCCCGGAGACCGTCGGCGACACCGACGCGATGGGCGGCACCGAGCTGCGGGCCGTGCTGTGGCAGGCGCTCGCCAAGCTGCCCGAGAACCAGCGCACCATGCTCGTCCTGCGCTACTACGAGGGCCGCACCGACCCGGAGATCGCCGACGTGCTCGGCATCAGCGTCGGCACCGTCAAGAGCAGCATCTGGCGGGCCCTCCGTCGCCTGCGCGACGACGAGCAGCTCAACCGCACCGGCGACACCGTCTTCGCCTTCGGCGAGCTGGTCGCCTGA